The Nomascus leucogenys isolate Asia chromosome 4, Asia_NLE_v1, whole genome shotgun sequence genome includes the window CTTGTTGCAATACAGTGTGGCAGAGCAGATTAACAGTCCTTGTGTACACACGTATCTTGGGATACACAGGACATTACCACTGTCTTGGTTGACGTGAGAAATTAAATTTGCTGAAGACAACTGCACCCTTCTTTTCATCTCAAGATTTGCATCCACATTCTTGTGTCCTTAAAATACAATCCTATGAAGTTGTGCATATATTCTAAACACtgcatttcttaatttctttatctgcaaataATTAATGGCTCAAATTTTTTGACTCATGAACCTCTTTGAGAACTTGATAAACTCAGCAATGATAATTCTCAAGTATGATTATGTACATatgtaaaaacacacaaaattttaaTGGGTTCACAAACTCCCAAAAATCTATTAGTTTGCCGGTTATgatttcagatttaaaaattctactAATGGAAGATGGCTAAGTTCGGTCGGGTGTTAATATGCCGTAATAAGAGAGGAGTAATAGGTAATTAAAACTAACCATGTTTAAAGTTGAATTCCTAATCTTCAGTTCCAAAAATTGACTTTTTCATTCCCCATATTGGTTAATAAGATTCCACTCTTCCAGGATCTGAAGTCAAAAATTTGGAATCAATCTACCCTGTTTCTTTCCTATCTACTTTTCCATCTTTCAGAAAATTGTGATTTTCCTACCTTCAAAATGTATCctgaatctgaccacttctccccacctccactgctACCACTCTGTTCAAACCACTATGATCTACTGCCAAGAATATTGCCATCGCCTTCTAACTCATCTATACCCTTGTTCCCTATGGTATATTTTCAATATAACAGCCAGTGTAGgccattaaacaaataaataagttgcTTCTGTATTTAAAACCCTGTAAAGGCTCCCAATTTATTCCAAGTTAAAACCCATAATCTGTTTCTCCCTTACCTAAAGAATCTTATCTCCTAACACTCACCACACTgacctcctccttccttctgccccagcctcgaTGGCTTTCTCACTTTTTCTCAAATGTGCCGTCTCTGTCCCAGCATcaaagatttattattattattattattattattatactttaagttctagggtacctgactgtctgttccctctgcctggaacactatTCTCCAGATGTTTTCATGGCTCACTCATTCATCTTCTTTAAGTTCCTTTCAAATGTCACATTCTGACAAAGGTACATACTAACCACTCCTTTTAAATTCCATGCCCCTTTCCCTCCAACAATCTTCATCCTTATTACCCTACTCCAATTCTACTGTGTTATCCCCCTCATCATTGTCATCCTCTAACTCCTTTTTATTAAACGAAATATTGCCTGCTTCTTCTCACCACAATGCAACATCTATATGGCAAAATATTTCTCTGTCTTGTTTATTGCTGTATCCCAGCACAAAGAACAGTTCCTAGTAATGAAttagcactcagtaaatatttctggaGTGAGTAATTGGTTAATTACCTTCATATCTTGAAGCTGGTTTAACAAagtactttctatttctttttttttttttctttgagacggagtctcacactgtcacccaggctagaatgcagtggcactatctccgctcacagcaacctctgcctcccaggttcaagcgattctactgcctcagcctcccaagtagctgggattatagacacccaccaccatgcctggctaatgttttgtatttttagtaaagacggggtttcactatgttggccaggctggtcttgaactcctcacctcttgatccgccctcctcagcctcccaaagtgctgggattacaggcttgggccactgtgcccggccagtactGTCTATTTCTAACCTGGGTCAAAATATTCAGAACAAGATCTATTCTCAAGTGGACTTTCCCAGCACAGTGTACTGtatcaaaataagaaagaagagtaaataaaagagaaatctcACTTCCAAGACCCAATTTGAAACAAGTTACCAAATATCTGTGAATGTGAAATAAAAGGCACAGAAAATGTCTGAGCCAATCATGCTAAAGAATCTCCTATAGAAATGGCCTATCAAGTTGCATCTTCCCCTGCAGCAGCCCAGGTCTCTGCTCCCTTCACTGGAGCAAGAAAAATTCTTTGGTAGGAATGTACCTTCCTGGCATCTCAAAATTAGTACCAAGAAGTGAAAATGCCACACACTAGTAGTTTAGAGTAGCACAATCACTGGGGTCAAAAAAGCAAGTCACATTTTTTTGTCCTCTTGATTTTTTCACTGTGTAAGTGAATATATGATGGCCCAGCATAGATATAAGACTGAGTTGCAAATTCTACGTGAGAGCAGGATGTATCATTGAATGGAATTTGATTTACAAGGGTGTCTGCACGTgcacctgtgtgcatgtgtggtgcaGCAGTAAATCCTTTGACAGCCATGCCAGATTCTGTATCCCCTTTCTGATTTGCAGCTAAGGTCAGAGAGAGGCCAGACTTCCTAGTTGCCCCTGATCCCAGGTGCTTACCCTTGGTTTGGAAGGCCGGCTCTTGGAAGTGACACTTTTCCCTCTCTTCTGGTATTTAATGTGCCTTTGTTGCACTCAATATATGTATTTCCTCAACAGCCATTTGAGACACCTCCCTCACACCAGCACAGAAATATGTACCTCTGTCTCCAAAGACTCAATTAGAGTTCATCTGGAGTTTGGGGATGTTAAATAAATtaggaaatgatgaaatgagtaatatttcattaaaagttGACTCTCTTGATGGATCTAACTCATAATATAATCCTGTTATATTGGGTGTgtcttataattaaatttttccaaattgtACTAATTAGACTTTTCTAAAAAGTGTCTTGTGgtctatattttttttccatgtcatATGCTCTTTTCTCTGTCCAGGCTACTCTCCCTTGTCTCCTCCACTGGCAATCTACTACCTATCCCTGGGGTATGGTCTGAATTTTGTCTTTTggaaattcatttgttgaagccctaacttaCAGTACCTTAGAATCTGACTATATTTGTAGATGGGATCTTTAAAGAAGTgatgaagttaaaatgaggcaGTTAAAGTAGGCtcaatccaatctgactggtgtctttataaaaaggaaagttGAACATACTCAGATACCAGGGATGTAAGTGAACCCAAAGAAAACCACGTGTGAACACAGCAAGAGTGTCATCTGAGAGCCAAGGACAGAGATCTCAGAAGAACCCAATCCTGCCAGCACCTTCAACTTGGACTTTTAGCCCTCAGAACTGTGGGAGAGTAAATTTCTGTTTTGTAAGCACTCAGACTGCactattttgttacagcaacactTGCAAACTGATACACTCAATTACCAACACTAGGGCCTTTTTATGTTGGAAAAACCTcatgttttatttgtaaaaagacTACTATAACTAGGAAATTTGATATGTCACAGTGAAATAGtctctaatttttaattaatttataacataacattaaaaaacaacatacaaaaattcatATATACTTGATTGTTATCAGTCATTGTTTTCCTGGTAAAGATTTTCACTCTAAATCTTCCCTTGGATATAAAGTTTTCTGAAATCTCTCTCTGGCCCTACTTCTCAATCTGTTTCTGTGTCCTACCTACATCTCCCTTTCTGCCTGTCTCATATAACTGCTGCACTTCTGTCCTTAATTCTTTCATTGTTGAGGAAAATACTCTTTTATTGAAAGTACACAGTGATTCTAAGTATTGATATTCATTCTCTATTTTGTCTATTGCTAAGGAAATCTGTCATCTTTGCATCATGCAAGCTAAAAAATGAGaaccagaaagtaaaaaaaacaaacttgctTCTAGGAGAATTTTACAGTAgatactcttctttttttattttattttggttttttaattttaagttccaggctACAtgagcagaatgtgcaggtttgttacataagtaaacatgtgccatggtcatttgctgcacctatcaacccatcacctaggtatacatatacaccagggaatactatgcagccataaaaaggaacaagatcatgtcctttgcagggacatggatgaagctggaagccattatcttcagcaaactaatgcaggaatagaaaaccaaacaccacatgctctcacttataagtgggagcttaacAAGGAGAatccatggacacagggaggggaacaacacacactggggcctgtcggggtaGGGCAGCGACAGGAGCACATCAGGACAAACAGCTAATTCATACAGTAGATGTCGCAACAAAAAGCTGCAACAAGACTGGCACATAACTCTGGAGACGTGGCCTGGGAGTAAAGCAGGGGCGTGGAGATTGCCTCGTAGCAGTCATAACCCATGGCAGCCAGCAGGTAGCGCTCACTATAGGCCAGCCCATATCTACTATAGGGCAGTAGATACTTTTTGTGTGACTTCCTAACTCACTCTCTCATCTAACAAGTGAGGTAAatacctttgttttttgttttcgttgtTATTTTTTGTAAGTTCTgggtttacattcttttttcaaacCAATGACCCTCATTATTTCAAGTAAATCATTTAATCTATTTAATCCCAACAATGATTACATAACaagttatattattttcatttattgtttaaaaCACTATAAATATAGGCAACTTATGAAAtgtcaaatgaaaaaaagaatttaatctGCTTTCTTTCAATCTTCTCAGACTCCTAACAATTTTATACACTCCATTCCAAGCTACCATGCATAGCAGCTTTTGCAAATGCCCCagcctcatttatttaaaaaatacattcagatATCTTAGTgccaacttaaaaacaaaaatgcagacTTCTGTTTCCAAGTTATCAaatgattttatcttttatttatttctgagaataTAAGCTGAAAACAATGACGTGGAGATAATCTGTTAAAAATTGTTTACcaatatttttgtttaagaaaCTTAAGTCTATCTAACATTTTCTTCAAGGCATCTTTGACATCCTTACTTCTTAAGCTATAGATCAAGGGGTTTAGCATTGGAATCACCACAGTAATAGAACACTGACCCCACTTTATCCCCTTTTAGGGCATAGCTGGTTCTTGGTTGGGAGTAAATAAAGAAGATTGCACCATAGTACAAGGTGAGAGCCTTCAGGGGAGACCCACAAGTGGAGAAGACCTGGAGGCGGCCCTTAGTGGAATGGATCTTCGAGATGGCTGCAATGATGAAGAGATAGACGCAAGAATAAGTGCAGTGGGAGTGATGACATTGGAGGCAAGTATAAAATGCAGCACAGCCTGGTAGCTGTCCTTCACATCACACACCAACTTTACAAGTGGGGGCAGATCACAGAAGAAATCATCAATGATATTGCTGCTACAGAAGCTCAAGGTAAGTGTCTCACTGGTGATGATGGTTGAGTTTACAAAGCCGCCAAGGTGTGAAGACGCAACAAGACTGGCACATATCTCTGGGAACATGGCCTGGGAATAAAGCAGGGGCTTG containing:
- the LOC105740317 gene encoding LOW QUALITY PROTEIN: olfactory receptor 1013 (The sequence of the model RefSeq protein was modified relative to this genomic sequence to represent the inferred CDS: inserted 1 base in 1 codon; deleted 1 base in 1 codon), encoding MDKRNFTKVKVFILLEFTEDLGLQRVPFFIFLIIYVISLSGNIILISLICADSWPHTPMYFFTGNRFLLDLCYSSVHIPDILLTCISDDKTISFPGCLAQFFSAGLAYNECYMLAAMAYDRYVAISKPLLYSQAMFPEICASLVASSHLGGFVNSTIITSETLTLSFCSSNIIDDFFCDLPPLVKLVCDVKDSYQAVLHFILASNVITPTALILAXYLFIIAAISKIHSTKGRLQVFSTCGSPLKALTLYYGAIFFIYSQPRTSYALKGDKVGSVFYTVVIPMLNPLIYSLRSKDVKDALKKMLDRLKFLKQKYW